The following proteins are encoded in a genomic region of Tenacibaculum sp. 190524A05c:
- a CDS encoding tetratricopeptide repeat protein, with protein MKTQPINLLFFLFVFNFLYAQDMKPGFSYLEKGNYEQAEHFFENVLKTHPTNKTARLCYGRAVGLNGNSEKAITLFKSLLNDYPTDYEVKLNYAESLLWNRNFTSAEDYYIKLVNENSKSFPALLGYANTLSNLKNFDKAMTYVDKALTVSPGNPNALLSKKYIRLGLANKKIQTQEYEESESILKENLIDFKNDSETLQNLANLYLISEQNDKAEKAFEQIGENPNNQLISLNGISLTNHLNEKDKEALLISEKAFGLINDKTVNSVKERTIERYIQALIWNKKFSKAQKEIDNLITPNKTPENWILALRATLNIYKNDFKKSVNDYDLILKKDSASFDGNLGKANALKAIGDAKQAYTYADNTLMFYENQKDAINFIKTLDRTFTPFVSSKASYSFDNGNNEAYSLVVRSEFPLSTKFKLFGSYNYRTNSNSVSNINANSNNLAFGFSYQLLNNLTFTGDAGIFVSESNVNDYSQLLTNMSFNFKPFKLQTLDFGYKREMQNFNTELQDREIVMDNFFVNYSLNTNFNLGLYSQYFYTTQNDGNSRNLFFASLYYSLLEKPSLKAGINYQNISFKNQVPTIYFSPESFNAVEAFVNIIKPDLTVKGKGWFYELTAATGFQYIENDDKQNTYRFQGKLGYKISERSLLKLFGTHSNIASTIATGFTFTEIGIHFKYYFLKKPVFETSKLF; from the coding sequence GAGCTGTTGGGCTTAATGGAAATTCAGAGAAAGCGATTACCTTATTTAAAAGTTTATTAAATGATTATCCCACAGATTATGAAGTAAAGCTAAACTATGCTGAATCTTTACTTTGGAATCGAAACTTTACTTCTGCTGAAGATTACTACATAAAACTTGTAAATGAAAATAGTAAAAGCTTCCCTGCATTATTAGGGTATGCCAATACTCTTTCAAACTTGAAAAACTTCGATAAAGCAATGACTTATGTAGATAAAGCTTTAACAGTTTCTCCTGGAAATCCGAATGCACTGCTTTCTAAGAAGTATATTCGTTTAGGGTTAGCAAACAAAAAAATACAAACTCAAGAATATGAGGAAAGTGAAAGCATATTAAAAGAAAATCTCATTGATTTTAAAAACGATTCGGAAACACTTCAAAACTTAGCCAACTTATACTTGATTTCAGAACAAAATGATAAAGCCGAAAAAGCTTTTGAACAAATCGGAGAAAATCCAAATAATCAGCTCATTTCTCTAAATGGAATTTCTCTTACAAATCATTTAAATGAAAAAGATAAAGAAGCATTACTTATTAGTGAGAAAGCTTTTGGACTTATCAATGATAAAACAGTTAATTCGGTTAAAGAAAGAACTATTGAAAGATACATTCAAGCTTTAATTTGGAATAAAAAATTCTCTAAAGCTCAAAAAGAAATAGATAATCTAATTACACCGAATAAGACTCCTGAAAATTGGATTCTAGCTTTAAGAGCTACTTTAAACATTTATAAAAATGATTTTAAGAAGAGTGTAAATGATTATGATTTAATTTTGAAAAAAGATAGCGCTTCATTTGATGGTAATTTAGGAAAAGCCAACGCGCTAAAAGCAATTGGTGACGCCAAACAGGCCTACACTTATGCTGATAATACATTAATGTTTTATGAAAATCAAAAAGACGCCATTAATTTTATAAAAACTCTAGATAGGACCTTTACTCCATTCGTAAGTTCCAAAGCTTCTTATTCCTTTGATAATGGTAACAATGAAGCATATTCGTTAGTAGTTCGTTCTGAGTTTCCTCTTTCTACAAAGTTTAAATTGTTTGGAAGTTATAATTATAGAACAAATTCAAATTCTGTGAGTAATATTAATGCTAATTCAAATAATTTGGCATTTGGATTCTCTTATCAACTACTAAATAACCTTACTTTTACTGGCGATGCTGGAATATTTGTATCAGAATCTAATGTTAATGATTATAGTCAACTATTAACGAATATGAGTTTTAACTTCAAACCTTTTAAACTCCAAACTTTGGATTTTGGTTACAAGAGAGAAATGCAAAATTTTAATACTGAATTGCAGGATAGAGAAATTGTTATGGATAATTTTTTCGTGAATTATAGTTTAAACACCAATTTTAATCTTGGTTTGTATTCTCAGTATTTTTACACAACCCAAAACGATGGAAACTCTAGAAACTTATTCTTTGCCTCTTTATACTATTCCTTATTAGAAAAACCATCTTTAAAAGCTGGAATTAACTATCAAAATATATCTTTTAAAAATCAAGTACCAACTATTTATTTTAGTCCAGAAAGTTTTAATGCAGTAGAGGCTTTTGTAAATATTATTAAACCAGATTTAACTGTTAAAGGAAAAGGATGGTTTTATGAATTAACCGCTGCAACTGGTTTTCAATATATAGAAAATGATGATAAGCAAAATACCTACAGATTTCAAGGTAAGCTAGGTTATAAGATTTCAGAAAGAAGTTTATTGAAATTATTTGGAACACATAGTAATATAGCATCAACTATTGCTACCGGATTTACGTTTACCGAAATAGGAATTCATTTTAAATACTACTTCCTTAAAAAGCCTGTATTTGAAACGTCGAAGTTATTTTAA